In the genome of Massilibacillus massiliensis, one region contains:
- a CDS encoding alkaline phosphatase, whose protein sequence is MEYKLPKNLRKSALGLCTAFTVLGCMTGATASGFAAPYVMQQTSSITVLPIDHAKLIAGQKFDFLIEVKDAATNDIQVTINGKSAEKYFGKAAVVSMDGTMATYRIDQVEMKKAGNIDIVVNANGSKRVVNYNIVADKAQKKAKNVILFVGDGMSLQAREMARILSKGMTEGKFNDTLEMEKLSNMAIVTTSGYDSLVTDSANSASAYATGQKGVVNSMGVYANSTKDPLDDPNVENIVELVKRTRGMSTGLVTTSNITDATPAAMVAHTRKRSEQNFIAQNMLDEMHRPDVILGGGARQFLPMSTPGSKRKDEVNVIDEFKNLGYQFSGTKSELLATPKDSNKLLGLYQLDNLNVYIDREMTKNPKVLGGFQDQPGLVDMTKKAIDTLSKNKNGFFLMVEGACIDKQLHTMDWQRAAYDNIELDKAVGAARTFAKQNDDTLIIVVADHSHGASITGTYHEKDGKTGREAVRTYANAGFPTFEDKDGDGYPENPDPDVTLAVQYANHPDVNMDYRFKPEPISPAIMANDKAIANPNIKGQFFEGNIPADESSEVHSADDVILNADGPGAEYFKGVMDNTEVFFGMVRALGIDGNKNNK, encoded by the coding sequence ATGGAATATAAACTGCCAAAGAATTTAAGGAAGAGTGCATTGGGTTTATGTACAGCATTTACTGTACTTGGTTGCATGACAGGGGCGACAGCAAGTGGTTTTGCAGCACCTTATGTTATGCAGCAGACTTCATCAATTACAGTATTACCAATTGATCATGCAAAGTTGATTGCTGGACAGAAATTTGATTTTTTAATTGAAGTAAAAGATGCAGCAACAAATGATATTCAAGTGACGATTAATGGTAAATCAGCAGAAAAATATTTTGGGAAAGCTGCCGTTGTTTCTATGGATGGAACTATGGCGACCTATCGTATTGATCAAGTTGAGATGAAAAAAGCTGGCAATATAGACATTGTTGTAAATGCAAATGGTAGTAAGCGCGTTGTAAATTATAATATTGTTGCAGATAAAGCACAGAAAAAAGCAAAGAATGTAATTCTTTTTGTCGGCGATGGCATGAGTTTGCAAGCACGTGAAATGGCACGTATTTTGTCAAAAGGCATGACTGAAGGAAAATTTAACGATACGCTTGAGATGGAAAAGTTATCGAACATGGCGATTGTAACGACTTCTGGTTATGATTCATTGGTTACGGATTCTGCAAATAGTGCATCTGCATATGCTACGGGACAAAAAGGTGTAGTAAATTCTATGGGCGTTTATGCCAATAGCACGAAAGATCCGCTTGATGATCCAAATGTGGAGAATATTGTGGAACTTGTGAAACGTACACGCGGCATGTCAACAGGTTTAGTGACGACTTCGAATATTACAGATGCGACTCCGGCTGCTATGGTAGCGCATACTCGTAAACGCAGTGAACAAAATTTTATTGCGCAAAATATGCTGGATGAAATGCATCGTCCGGATGTTATTTTGGGGGGCGGTGCAAGACAATTCTTACCGATGAGCACACCAGGTTCAAAACGAAAAGATGAAGTAAATGTCATTGATGAGTTTAAAAATCTTGGCTATCAATTTTCTGGAACGAAATCAGAGCTTCTTGCGACTCCGAAAGATTCAAATAAGTTGTTAGGTTTATATCAATTGGACAATTTAAATGTGTATATTGACCGGGAAATGACAAAAAATCCTAAAGTATTGGGCGGTTTTCAAGATCAACCGGGGCTTGTGGATATGACGAAAAAAGCGATTGATACGCTAAGCAAAAATAAAAATGGTTTCTTTTTAATGGTTGAAGGTGCCTGTATAGATAAACAATTGCACACGATGGATTGGCAAAGAGCCGCATATGATAATATAGAATTAGATAAAGCGGTTGGTGCAGCCAGAACTTTTGCAAAACAAAATGATGATACGTTAATTATTGTCGTTGCCGATCATTCTCATGGAGCTAGTATCACGGGTACATATCATGAAAAAGACGGCAAAACGGGACGAGAAGCTGTACGTACGTATGCAAATGCAGGCTTTCCGACTTTTGAGGATAAAGATGGCGACGGATATCCGGAAAATCCGGATCCAGATGTAACTTTAGCCGTACAATATGCAAATCATCCAGATGTGAATATGGATTATAGGTTTAAACCGGAGCCGATATCACCAGCAATCATGGCAAATGATAAAGCAATTGCCAATCCTAACATAAAAGGACAGTTTTTTGAAGGAAACATTCCTGCAGATGAGAGCTCAGAGGTACATTCGGCTGATGATGTAATCTTGAATGCCGATGGCCCGGGCGCGGAATATTTTAAAGGGGTTATGGATAATACGGAAGTATTCTTTGGAATGGTACGTGCCCTTGGAATTGATGGAAATAAAAACAATAAATAA
- a CDS encoding ABC transporter ATP-binding protein: protein MLEIKNLLKQVSLPNGKILTIARVDALKVNSGEQMLLVGPSGSGKTTLLHMIAGLLIPTSGMVKCDDVEINQLSSKECDQWRAQNVGYIFQKLNLLNGLTVGENIRIAAHFAGQKDRAKILKDAKELLEIVGLADKLHMKPNRLSVGEQQRVAVARAVINKPKLILADEPTASLDQENAGIILDLLKKLCSENNSKLLISTHDPIVMGKFGHCYEMRMQREAAV, encoded by the coding sequence ATGCTGGAAATTAAAAATTTGCTCAAACAAGTAAGTCTGCCAAATGGCAAAATTTTAACGATTGCAAGAGTGGATGCGTTAAAGGTCAATTCAGGTGAGCAAATGTTGTTGGTTGGTCCGAGTGGTTCAGGAAAAACGACATTGCTGCATATGATCGCAGGGCTGCTCATCCCCACAAGCGGTATGGTTAAATGTGATGACGTAGAAATAAATCAATTATCTTCAAAAGAATGTGATCAGTGGCGGGCCCAAAATGTTGGCTACATTTTTCAGAAATTAAATTTGCTGAATGGATTGACTGTAGGAGAGAATATCAGGATTGCTGCTCATTTTGCCGGACAAAAAGATCGTGCTAAAATTCTTAAAGATGCTAAAGAACTGCTGGAGATCGTCGGTCTGGCTGATAAGCTGCATATGAAGCCAAATCGACTAAGTGTCGGTGAACAGCAGAGAGTAGCTGTGGCCAGAGCAGTAATTAATAAGCCTAAACTTATCTTAGCAGATGAACCAACTGCCAGCTTAGATCAAGAGAATGCAGGTATTATTTTAGATTTGCTCAAAAAACTTTGCAGTGAAAACAATAGCAAGCTGCTAATCAGTACCCATGATCCGATTGTTATGGGGAAATTCGGACATTGTTATGAGATGAGAATGCAAAGGGAGGCGGCAGTATGA
- a CDS encoding ABC transporter permease: protein MTHLLIIWRNIWEKPLQSALSILLIGCSIALTIVVMLLAASIQQGLIKAAEPFDLIVGAKGSPNQLVLNTVFLQDIPIGNIGYDLVDELEKNPLVESAIPIGFGDNYRGFRIISTEEEIFTHTIKSGAPIWLQLEQGRKFSAPFEAVIGAKTAAETGLRIGDQFSSSHGVVAGNSGDEHAEKFTVVGILKELHGPYDSGILVSLESTWKLHEHNGHDGEQKHDETVAIEHDENHDHEKSTTVILVKPKGYAEAMQLYQQFQKQHDAQLIFPSQVVVKLFAILGEGQKILQIIGYAVLAMALLVSAFSLYWSALSRTRERAILRSIGAGNRDILAIVFGEGVILITSGIVFGTALGHSAFSMIARVLQQKTSIAITGSFTLGEANMLIAVLIVGILASVVPAVHTAKSDIGDGL, encoded by the coding sequence ATGACACATTTGCTGATCATCTGGCGGAATATTTGGGAGAAACCTTTACAGAGTGCTTTGAGTATCCTCTTGATTGGCTGTTCGATAGCTTTGACAATCGTTGTTATGCTGCTTGCGGCAAGTATTCAGCAAGGTCTGATTAAAGCGGCAGAACCATTCGATTTAATTGTAGGAGCAAAGGGGAGCCCCAATCAATTGGTGTTAAATACTGTGTTTTTACAGGATATACCGATTGGAAATATTGGATATGATTTAGTCGATGAACTAGAAAAAAATCCATTGGTAGAATCGGCGATCCCAATTGGGTTTGGCGATAATTATCGCGGTTTTCGTATCATCAGTACGGAAGAAGAAATTTTCACGCATACGATAAAAAGCGGTGCACCGATTTGGCTTCAGCTAGAGCAGGGAAGAAAATTTTCGGCTCCGTTCGAAGCGGTTATTGGAGCGAAGACTGCAGCGGAGACTGGACTTCGGATCGGGGATCAGTTTTCTTCTTCACATGGTGTAGTTGCGGGAAACAGTGGAGACGAGCATGCAGAGAAGTTTACAGTGGTCGGTATTTTAAAAGAACTTCACGGCCCTTATGACAGCGGTATTTTAGTTTCTTTAGAGAGTACTTGGAAACTGCATGAACATAATGGACATGATGGAGAGCAGAAACACGATGAGACTGTGGCGATAGAGCATGATGAAAATCACGATCATGAAAAATCTACGACGGTAATTTTAGTAAAACCTAAAGGATATGCCGAAGCGATGCAGCTTTATCAACAATTTCAGAAGCAACACGATGCACAATTGATTTTTCCATCTCAAGTTGTAGTCAAGCTATTTGCAATTTTAGGTGAAGGTCAGAAAATATTACAGATCATTGGCTATGCAGTGCTTGCTATGGCACTTCTTGTCAGTGCATTTTCTTTATATTGGTCAGCACTCAGCCGAACCAGAGAACGGGCAATTTTGCGATCGATTGGTGCAGGGAATCGTGATATTTTAGCAATTGTATTCGGAGAGGGTGTAATTTTAATTACAAGCGGGATTGTATTTGGAACAGCCTTAGGTCATAGTGCCTTTTCGATGATTGCACGTGTTTTACAGCAGAAGACCTCTATTGCAATTACGGGAAGCTTTACGCTAGGTGAAGCTAATATGCTAATAGCGGTACTGATTGTTGGTATCTTGGCGAGTGTTGTGCCGGCGGTGCACACTGCGAAATCGGATATTGGTGATGGACTATAG